A genomic stretch from Natronomonas gomsonensis includes:
- the rbcL gene encoding type III ribulose-bisphosphate carboxylase: MEYADFLDESYDPQPDDLVCTFRLVPGEGLSVEAAAARVASESSNGTWAALSPESDVRQYSALACDIGDDGEHGTEVTVAYPEALFEDGSMAQVLSCIAGNIMGMKAVDTIRLLDCEWPEGLAASFPGPQYGSAVRTEILDAGDRPPLATVPKPKVGLSTEEHVQVGYDAWVGGVDLLKDDENLTDQDFNPFETRVADSLEARDRAEEETGERKDYLVNITAETDEMVRRADYVADQGGSFVMVDIITAGWSGLQTVRRRTEDLDLAIHAHRAMHAAFDRLPQHGVSMRCLAQFARLCGVDHIHTGTAGLGKLENEDTAGINEWLRSDLHGHNDVLPVASGGLHPGIVDQLLDALGTNVMVQAGGGIHGHPDGTEAGARALRAAVDASVEGESLQSRAESTPELATALEKWGTETPR, translated from the coding sequence ATGGAGTACGCCGATTTCCTCGACGAGAGCTACGACCCCCAACCCGACGACCTCGTCTGTACGTTCCGACTCGTGCCGGGAGAAGGGCTGTCGGTCGAAGCGGCGGCCGCTCGCGTCGCATCGGAGAGTTCCAACGGCACGTGGGCGGCGCTCTCGCCGGAATCCGACGTGCGGCAGTACTCGGCTCTGGCCTGCGACATCGGCGACGACGGCGAACACGGCACCGAGGTAACCGTCGCCTACCCCGAGGCCCTGTTCGAGGACGGCAGTATGGCGCAGGTGTTGTCCTGTATCGCCGGCAACATCATGGGGATGAAAGCCGTCGATACAATCCGACTGCTCGACTGTGAGTGGCCCGAGGGACTTGCCGCCTCGTTCCCCGGGCCGCAGTACGGTTCGGCAGTCCGAACCGAAATCCTGGATGCCGGGGACCGACCGCCGCTTGCGACCGTCCCCAAGCCGAAAGTCGGACTGTCGACAGAAGAGCACGTCCAGGTCGGCTACGACGCGTGGGTCGGTGGCGTCGACTTGCTGAAGGACGACGAGAACCTCACCGACCAGGATTTCAACCCCTTCGAGACGCGCGTTGCCGATTCCCTGGAAGCGCGGGACCGCGCCGAGGAGGAAACTGGCGAACGGAAGGACTACCTCGTCAACATCACCGCCGAAACCGACGAGATGGTCCGCCGCGCCGACTACGTCGCCGACCAGGGCGGGTCGTTCGTGATGGTCGACATCATCACGGCCGGGTGGAGCGGCCTCCAGACGGTCCGCCGTCGGACCGAGGACCTCGATTTGGCGATTCACGCCCACCGCGCGATGCATGCGGCCTTCGACCGCCTGCCCCAACACGGCGTCTCGATGCGCTGTCTCGCACAGTTCGCGCGCCTCTGTGGCGTCGACCACATCCACACCGGGACGGCGGGCCTCGGCAAACTGGAAAACGAAGACACCGCCGGCATCAACGAGTGGCTCCGCTCGGACCTCCACGGTCACAACGACGTGCTGCCGGTCGCAAGCGGTGGCCTCCATCCGGGTATCGTCGACCAACTGCTCGACGCCTTGGGGACAAACGTCATGGTACAGGCCGGCGGCGGCATTCACGGCCACCCCGACGGGACCGAAGCGGGCGCTCGCGCACTGCGGGCGGCCGTCGACGCCTCCGTCGAGGGTGAGTCACTCCAGTCGCGCGCCGAGTCAACCCCCGAACTCGCCACGGCGCTGGAGAAGTGGGGCACCGAGACACCGCGATAA
- a CDS encoding 3-keto-5-aminohexanoate cleavage protein, with amino-acid sequence MTIEQDSVKGNDPDKAVISASLTGALTTRDQCEAIPYTPEEIAEDAAAARENGAAIAHIHARTDNGSPTFDEETYQEIYDEVRARTDILINFSTGALHEPVDTRVKYVEGVRPDIAALNMGSMNYAKYSESRDDFVFDMVFENPFNEIREFLQAMNGSGVKPELECFDTGHIGNIRPFVESGDLEHPINFSLVMGVLGGIPPTVENLAHQVRQLPDSANWQVIGISREQWQLVAAALAMGGNVRVGLEDNFYLPNGEMSTNPELVAKAAEMTRNVGREPATPEEAADIMEIDADHF; translated from the coding sequence ATGACCATCGAACAAGACTCAGTCAAAGGCAACGACCCGGACAAAGCAGTAATCAGTGCGTCCCTCACGGGCGCACTCACCACTCGCGACCAGTGTGAGGCGATTCCCTACACGCCCGAGGAAATCGCCGAAGACGCCGCCGCCGCCCGCGAGAACGGCGCGGCCATCGCACACATCCACGCCCGCACCGACAACGGTTCGCCAACCTTCGACGAGGAGACGTATCAGGAAATCTACGACGAGGTTCGCGCACGCACCGACATCCTCATCAACTTCTCGACGGGCGCGCTGCACGAACCCGTCGACACCCGCGTCAAATACGTCGAGGGCGTCCGGCCCGACATCGCGGCGCTGAACATGGGGTCGATGAACTACGCGAAGTACTCCGAATCCCGCGATGACTTCGTCTTCGATATGGTGTTCGAGAACCCCTTCAACGAGATTCGGGAGTTCCTGCAGGCGATGAACGGCTCGGGAGTCAAACCCGAACTGGAGTGTTTCGACACCGGCCACATCGGCAACATCCGACCGTTCGTCGAGTCGGGCGACCTCGAACACCCAATCAACTTCTCGCTCGTGATGGGCGTCCTCGGCGGCATCCCGCCGACCGTCGAGAACCTCGCCCACCAAGTCCGACAGTTGCCCGACAGCGCCAACTGGCAGGTCATCGGCATCTCCCGAGAGCAGTGGCAGCTCGTCGCCGCCGCCCTCGCGATGGGCGGCAACGTTCGTGTCGGCCTCGAAGACAACTTCTATCTCCCGAACGGCGAGATGTCGACGAATCCCGAACTCGTCGCGAAAGCCGCCGAAATGACCCGCAACGTCGGTCGAGAACCTGCCACGCCCGAGGAAGCCGCCGACATCATGGAAATCGACGCCGACCACTTCTGA
- a CDS encoding AAA domain-containing protein, with product MNLRGPIVEARDPRTVETSRGTSELAEVLLRPDREAAEAVQVTLWGKWTETAELLEEGMDFLVTDAEEREFRGETQYSTTGDSLVVVEPDFLVDVTDIRGWVQCPRVYYLNKLSGIPLKYPVIKGTVVHEVFGDLLRGRDLEDSIDERVAEAALDLGLLGETADSVADDVRQNAAAIQGWLQQGTLSDEDSWRSEQTLISERFGIKGRADAVRRGMPVELKTGKNTTRDPRFQDKVQAACYALLLADSVADAPDTGTLLYTKNTALDRNEESGDLSPAKEFAIGPGFLKFVLRQRNEIAAAEYDLTVPTGYEADAKCEYCFEQDTCMVVAGRLDQESKAGQIGQPLPEEERTYFERFYRAIEEERREVHREYRKLWEQSAEERADDDRALLDLEPLGREPVSGGRWRLRARRTPEAVSKIREGDRVLASDGHPTRGTAELATVEELGDEIVVTADEPLELRRLDVYPSEIGVDRQLTALHDAILRGDPDRKDVLFGRRDPSFSDGKRTYIDNNAAQDEAVNLAVTAEDFALVHGPPGTGKTYTLARTIRALVDRGERVLLSAFTNRAVDNAIEALEEQGFTDIVRWGSETGVREDMQEYRLERSGDPRERAAALRDASVVAATTAACGSRVLKEQQFDAAVVDEAGQLTEPGTFLAANLADRFVLVGDHQQLPPVVRAENDLQESLFQRLIEAYPEAGVMLDKQYRMSQRVQYFSSREFYDGALRPATGEVAAQRLDDLPGVSTDALPSELRDPVSFVDPDGVADGNTNSIEADRVAEVVASFRRAGVDPDDIGVIAPYRAQVAEISRRLPDVAVDTVDRFQGSSKEVIVISFVATEDLTSPIFEDSRRMNVALTRAKKALVLVGDRGALSTDPFYARMLEWAA from the coding sequence GTGAACCTTCGAGGCCCCATCGTCGAGGCACGCGACCCCCGAACCGTCGAGACGAGTCGCGGGACCTCCGAACTCGCCGAAGTACTCCTTCGCCCCGACCGGGAGGCCGCCGAGGCGGTGCAGGTGACGCTGTGGGGGAAGTGGACCGAAACCGCCGAACTCCTCGAAGAGGGAATGGATTTCCTCGTCACCGACGCCGAAGAGAGGGAGTTCCGCGGGGAGACCCAGTACTCGACGACCGGCGACTCGCTCGTGGTCGTCGAACCGGATTTCCTCGTCGACGTGACCGACATCCGCGGGTGGGTGCAGTGTCCTCGCGTCTACTACCTGAACAAACTGAGCGGGATTCCGCTGAAGTATCCGGTCATCAAGGGGACCGTCGTCCACGAAGTGTTCGGCGACCTACTCAGGGGCCGGGACCTTGAGGACAGCATCGACGAGCGGGTCGCCGAGGCCGCACTCGATTTGGGGTTGCTCGGGGAGACGGCCGATTCGGTCGCTGACGACGTACGGCAGAACGCCGCCGCGATTCAGGGGTGGCTCCAGCAGGGTACCCTCTCCGATGAGGATTCCTGGCGCTCCGAGCAGACGCTCATCTCCGAGCGCTTCGGCATCAAGGGTCGGGCAGACGCCGTCCGACGCGGGATGCCCGTCGAGTTGAAGACCGGCAAGAACACGACGCGAGACCCCCGATTTCAGGACAAGGTGCAGGCGGCCTGTTATGCGCTTCTGTTGGCCGATAGCGTCGCGGACGCACCCGATACGGGGACGCTGTTGTACACCAAGAACACCGCACTCGACCGCAACGAGGAATCCGGGGACCTCTCGCCGGCCAAGGAGTTCGCCATCGGCCCCGGTTTCCTGAAGTTCGTCCTGCGCCAGCGCAACGAAATCGCCGCCGCCGAGTACGACCTGACGGTGCCGACGGGCTACGAGGCCGACGCGAAATGCGAGTACTGCTTCGAACAGGACACCTGCATGGTCGTCGCCGGCCGCCTCGACCAGGAGTCGAAGGCCGGCCAAATCGGCCAACCGCTCCCCGAAGAAGAGCGGACGTACTTCGAGCGGTTCTATCGCGCCATCGAGGAGGAACGCCGGGAGGTCCACCGCGAGTACCGAAAACTGTGGGAGCAATCCGCCGAGGAACGCGCCGACGACGACCGGGCACTGCTGGACCTCGAACCGCTCGGTCGAGAACCGGTTTCGGGCGGCCGCTGGCGACTGCGGGCCCGACGAACCCCCGAGGCGGTGTCGAAGATACGCGAAGGCGACCGGGTGCTGGCCAGCGACGGGCATCCGACACGCGGGACAGCGGAGTTGGCGACCGTCGAGGAGTTGGGTGACGAAATCGTCGTCACCGCTGACGAACCGCTCGAACTCCGTCGACTCGACGTGTACCCCTCCGAAATCGGCGTCGACAGGCAGTTGACGGCGCTTCACGACGCCATCCTCCGTGGCGACCCCGACCGCAAGGACGTGTTGTTCGGCCGCCGCGACCCGTCGTTCAGCGACGGCAAGCGGACCTACATCGACAACAACGCGGCCCAAGACGAGGCGGTGAACCTCGCGGTCACCGCCGAGGACTTCGCGCTCGTTCACGGCCCTCCGGGGACGGGCAAGACCTACACGCTGGCCCGGACGATTCGCGCCCTCGTCGACCGCGGCGAGCGCGTGTTGCTGTCGGCGTTTACGAACCGTGCCGTCGACAACGCCATCGAGGCGCTCGAAGAGCAGGGCTTTACAGACATCGTCCGCTGGGGGTCGGAGACTGGAGTTCGAGAGGACATGCAAGAGTACCGACTCGAACGGTCCGGAGACCCCCGAGAGCGTGCCGCGGCGCTTCGGGACGCCAGCGTCGTCGCGGCGACGACGGCCGCTTGCGGGTCGCGCGTCCTGAAGGAACAACAGTTCGACGCCGCCGTCGTCGACGAGGCCGGACAGTTGACCGAACCGGGGACGTTCCTCGCGGCGAACCTCGCAGACCGGTTCGTGTTGGTCGGCGACCACCAGCAGTTGCCGCCGGTCGTTCGGGCCGAAAACGACCTCCAGGAGTCGCTGTTCCAGCGGCTCATCGAGGCGTATCCGGAGGCGGGCGTGATGCTCGACAAGCAGTATCGGATGAGCCAGCGGGTGCAATACTTTTCGAGTCGGGAGTTCTACGACGGAGCGCTCCGTCCGGCGACCGGCGAGGTCGCGGCCCAGCGACTCGACGATTTGCCGGGCGTCTCGACGGACGCCTTGCCGTCCGAACTTCGTGACCCCGTCTCCTTTGTCGATCCCGACGGCGTCGCCGACGGCAACACGAACTCCATCGAGGCCGACCGCGTCGCCGAAGTCGTCGCATCGTTCCGGCGAGCGGGTGTCGACCCCGATGATATCGGCGTCATCGCGCCGTACCGGGCACAGGTCGCCGAGATTTCGCGCCGACTGCCCGACGTGGCCGTCGACACCGTCGACCGGTTTCAGGGGTCCTCGAAGGAGGTCATCGTCATCTCCTTCGTCGCCACCGAAGACCTCACGAGTCCCATCTTCGAGGACAGCCGTCGGATGAACGTCGCGCTGACGCGGGCGAAGAAGGCCCTGGTGTTGGTCGGCGACCGTGGGGCGTTGTCGACGGACCCCTTCTACGCGCGAATGTTAGAGTGGGCGGCCTGA
- a CDS encoding enoyl-CoA hydratase/isomerase family protein has protein sequence MATSDELSNEDLDVTVDDDDLVVRATIDRPDQRNALNDNVIDGLSAVLDFADDGPARVVVIRGAEGSFCAGGDIKSMASAVGQGSKAYREGFAGMKQLIEKAVDTAALTVAAVEGYCLAGGMGLAAACDVIVASEEATFGTPEVDIGIFPAQALVPIMRTVNEKQAFKYLFTGEHFDAETAQDIGFVTDLVPEAAFDEELNGLVDDLVTPSSFMIEIGKESFYNQREMNFDEALDYMREMVTMLAMSDDAEEGFNSFLTDGEPDWKGRPDEE, from the coding sequence ATGGCCACGAGCGACGAACTCTCGAACGAGGATTTGGACGTGACGGTCGACGACGACGACCTCGTCGTCCGAGCGACCATCGACCGCCCAGACCAGCGCAACGCATTAAACGACAACGTCATCGACGGCCTCTCGGCCGTCCTCGATTTCGCCGACGACGGCCCCGCACGCGTGGTCGTCATCCGCGGCGCAGAGGGTTCCTTCTGTGCCGGCGGCGACATCAAGTCGATGGCGAGCGCCGTCGGACAGGGGTCGAAAGCCTACCGCGAGGGCTTCGCCGGCATGAAACAACTCATCGAGAAGGCCGTCGACACTGCCGCCCTGACCGTCGCCGCCGTCGAGGGGTACTGTCTGGCCGGCGGGATGGGCTTGGCCGCCGCCTGCGACGTCATCGTCGCAAGCGAGGAAGCCACCTTCGGCACCCCCGAGGTCGACATCGGCATCTTCCCCGCACAGGCACTCGTCCCCATCATGCGAACGGTCAACGAGAAACAGGCGTTCAAATACCTCTTCACCGGGGAACACTTCGACGCCGAGACGGCCCAGGACATCGGCTTCGTCACCGACCTCGTTCCCGAGGCGGCGTTCGACGAGGAACTGAACGGCTTAGTCGACGACCTCGTGACGCCGTCGTCGTTCATGATAGAAATCGGCAAGGAGTCGTTCTACAACCAACGGGAGATGAACTTCGACGAGGCGCTGGACTACATGCGAGAGATGGTGACGATGCTCGCGATGAGCGACGACGCCGAGGAGGGGTTCAACTCCTTCCTCACCGACGGCGAACCCGACTGGAAGGGCCGCCCCGACGAGGAATAG
- a CDS encoding ABC transporter ATP-binding protein → MSSTPAIAADGLTKRYGTTPAVDGLDLSIPRGSVYGFLGPNGAGKTTTMRLLTTLTRPTEGTASVCGDPVTDREAVIEHVGYLPEVPPVYDELTAREGLRYVADLRRLGDIEEHIDAYLERFGLAEDADRRIGTYSKGMRQKTALIATVLHDPDVVFLDEPTSGLDPRAARTVRDLIADLAAEDVTVFLSTHILPVVEELADTVGVLSDGRLLAEGSPESLRQRVEGGEGTLEDAFLDITDEWD, encoded by the coding sequence GTGTCCTCCACCCCCGCTATCGCCGCCGACGGCCTGACGAAACGCTACGGCACGACTCCGGCCGTCGACGGCCTCGACCTCTCGATTCCGCGCGGCAGCGTCTACGGCTTCCTCGGTCCCAACGGCGCCGGCAAGACGACCACGATGCGACTGCTGACGACGCTAACGCGGCCGACCGAGGGGACCGCGTCCGTCTGTGGCGACCCCGTGACCGACCGCGAAGCCGTCATCGAACACGTCGGCTACCTCCCAGAAGTGCCGCCCGTCTACGACGAACTCACCGCCAGAGAGGGGCTACGCTACGTCGCTGACCTCCGACGCCTCGGCGACATCGAAGAGCACATCGACGCCTACCTCGAACGATTCGGTCTCGCCGAGGACGCCGACCGCCGAATCGGCACCTACTCGAAGGGGATGCGACAGAAGACGGCGCTCATCGCGACCGTACTGCACGACCCCGACGTGGTGTTCCTCGACGAACCAACCAGCGGCCTCGACCCCCGGGCGGCCAGGACCGTCCGTGACCTCATCGCCGACCTCGCCGCCGAAGACGTGACGGTGTTTCTCTCGACGCACATCCTCCCGGTCGTCGAGGAGCTCGCCGACACCGTGGGCGTCCTCTCCGATGGTCGCCTACTGGCTGAGGGGTCGCCCGAGTCACTCCGGCAGCGTGTCGAGGGTGGCGAGGGGACGCTCGAAGACGCCTTCCTCGACATCACCGACGAATGGGACTGA